One genomic segment of Profundibacter amoris includes these proteins:
- a CDS encoding acyl-CoA dehydrogenase family protein has product MNFGLTDEQEMIVSTVRSFVENEIYPHEERVERTGEVSAEIAQQIKQKTIDLGFYACNFPESVGGAGLSHVDFALVERELGRGSMALTHFFGRPQNILMACEGDQVERYLLPAVRGERMDALAMTEPAAGSDVRGMKCSAVRDGGDWVINGTKHFISGAEHADFVIVFVATGTDDTPRGPKKRITTFLVDRGTKGFTIREGYTSVSHRGYKNMILEFDDCRLPDAQVLGEVDGGFAVMNEWLYATRITVATMAVGRARRCFDLALNYAAEREQFGQPIGKFQGISFQIADMITEIDAADWLTLASAWRLDQGLPANREIASAKLYASEMLARVTDTTLQIFGGMGLMDDFPIERFWRDARVERIWDGTSEIQRHIISRELLRPLGA; this is encoded by the coding sequence TGACAGACGAACAGGAAATGATCGTTTCCACTGTGCGCAGCTTTGTTGAAAATGAAATATACCCGCACGAAGAACGGGTCGAGCGCACCGGCGAAGTATCCGCCGAGATCGCACAACAGATCAAGCAGAAAACCATTGATCTGGGTTTTTACGCCTGCAATTTCCCCGAAAGCGTCGGCGGTGCGGGGTTGTCGCATGTGGATTTCGCGCTGGTCGAACGGGAATTGGGGCGCGGATCAATGGCGCTGACCCATTTCTTTGGCCGCCCGCAGAATATCCTGATGGCGTGTGAGGGCGATCAGGTGGAGCGCTATCTTCTGCCAGCAGTGCGCGGCGAAAGGATGGATGCGCTGGCGATGACAGAACCCGCGGCCGGATCGGACGTGCGCGGTATGAAATGCAGTGCCGTGCGCGATGGCGGCGATTGGGTAATTAACGGCACCAAACATTTCATATCAGGCGCCGAACACGCCGATTTCGTGATCGTCTTTGTCGCGACCGGTACCGATGACACGCCACGCGGCCCCAAGAAACGCATCACCACCTTTCTGGTTGATCGCGGCACAAAGGGCTTCACCATCCGCGAAGGCTACACATCGGTCAGCCATCGCGGTTACAAGAATATGATTCTGGAATTCGATGACTGCCGCCTGCCCGATGCGCAGGTGTTGGGCGAAGTGGATGGCGGTTTTGCGGTGATGAACGAATGGCTCTATGCCACCCGCATCACCGTGGCGACAATGGCCGTCGGTCGGGCGCGTCGCTGTTTCGATCTGGCGCTGAACTATGCGGCGGAACGCGAGCAGTTCGGCCAGCCAATCGGCAAATTTCAGGGAATAAGCTTCCAGATCGCCGATATGATCACTGAAATTGATGCCGCCGACTGGCTGACACTGGCATCCGCATGGCGGCTGGATCAGGGGCTGCCCGCCAATCGCGAAATCGCCAGCGCCAAACTTTATGCCAGCGAAATGCTGGCCCGCGTCACCGACACCACCCTGCAAATCTTTGGCGGTATGGGGCTGATGGATGATTTCCCGATCGAACGCTTTTGGCGCGATGCGCGGGTTGAACGGATCTGGGACGGAACATCGGAAATCCAGCGCCACATTATCAGCCGCGAGTTGCTGCGGCCATTGGGAGCATAA